A region from the Hypericibacter adhaerens genome encodes:
- a CDS encoding TetR/AcrR family transcriptional regulator, with the protein MRAVDRIRQSARELFYREGIRAVGVEEIVTQAGVTKPSLYRSFPSKDELAADYLRGYEAEFWRRFDAAVAAHPGNPRAQILAYLKVLGERATQSGYRGCGLTNAAIEYPDRSHPARSVSDPHKRELRRRLTEMAEAMGAVRPAVLADGLLLLIEGTFASSQIFGPGGPGGSVAAAADALIEASLRKTG; encoded by the coding sequence TTGCGCGCCGTCGACCGGATTCGCCAGAGCGCCCGCGAGCTGTTCTACCGCGAGGGCATCCGCGCGGTGGGCGTCGAGGAGATCGTGACCCAGGCCGGCGTGACCAAGCCCAGCCTCTATCGCAGCTTCCCCTCCAAGGACGAGCTGGCGGCCGACTATCTGCGCGGCTACGAGGCCGAATTCTGGCGCCGCTTCGATGCGGCGGTGGCGGCCCATCCCGGCAATCCGCGCGCGCAGATCCTGGCCTATCTGAAGGTGCTCGGCGAGCGCGCGACCCAGTCGGGTTATCGCGGCTGCGGGCTCACCAACGCCGCGATCGAATATCCCGACCGCAGCCACCCGGCACGCTCCGTCTCCGACCCGCATAAGCGCGAGCTGCGCCGCCGCCTGACAGAGATGGCGGAAGCCATGGGAGCCGTCCGGCCTGCGGTCCTGGCGGACGGGCTGCTGTTGCTGATCGAGGGCACCTTCGCCTCGAGCCAGATCTTCGGCCCGGGGGGCCCGGGCGGTTCGGTCGCGGCAGCGGCCGACGCGCTGATCGAGGCAAGCCTGAGGAAAACAGGCTAG
- a CDS encoding class-III pyridoxal-phosphate-dependent aminotransferase: protein MNFIHGRFASKREALSKSAAYWNPAKTQFWQDVGIDFIIDRREGYFLYDYSGKRLIDLHLNGGNFNLGHLNPELVETLKEGLNHFDMGNHHFPSLCRTALAEALHEASPDSLIYTVYGASGSEASDIAIKSARYATGRRKIVSAFKSYHGSTGLSVCAGDERFTGRFLIARPEEFVNVPFNDLGAMERALAGGDVAAVILETIPATYGFLMPHEDYLPGVKALCERHGALYIADEVQAGMMRTGEMWAAVKCGVVPDIIVVAKGIGGGIFPLGCAIMNERAGGWLKEDGFAHISTGGGSEIACVVALKVLEITQRPEVRANIRARAAQFRTGLDEIRVRHPDFFTGIRQNGLIFGLEFPRPKGANPVMRSLYRNGIWAIFSTFDPSVLQFKPGLLVDEALADEILAIMDRSIAEAHEAVRHGRETIEG from the coding sequence ATGAACTTCATCCATGGCCGCTTCGCCTCGAAGCGCGAGGCCCTGTCGAAGTCGGCGGCCTACTGGAATCCCGCCAAGACGCAGTTCTGGCAGGATGTCGGCATCGATTTCATCATCGATCGCCGCGAGGGCTATTTCCTCTACGACTATTCGGGCAAACGCCTCATCGACCTGCATCTGAATGGCGGCAATTTCAACCTCGGGCACCTCAATCCCGAGCTGGTCGAGACCCTCAAGGAGGGGCTCAATCATTTCGACATGGGCAATCATCATTTCCCGAGCCTCTGCCGTACCGCGCTGGCCGAGGCCCTGCATGAGGCAAGCCCCGACTCGCTGATCTACACCGTCTATGGCGCCAGCGGCAGCGAGGCCTCCGACATCGCGATCAAGAGCGCGCGCTATGCGACCGGGCGGCGCAAAATCGTCTCGGCCTTCAAGTCCTATCACGGCAGCACGGGCCTCTCGGTCTGTGCCGGCGACGAGCGGTTCACCGGGCGCTTCCTGATCGCGCGGCCCGAGGAATTCGTCAACGTGCCCTTCAACGATCTGGGCGCGATGGAGCGGGCCCTCGCCGGAGGAGACGTGGCGGCCGTCATCCTCGAAACCATTCCGGCCACCTATGGCTTCCTCATGCCGCATGAAGACTATCTGCCCGGCGTGAAGGCGCTCTGCGAGCGCCATGGCGCGCTCTATATCGCCGACGAGGTCCAGGCCGGGATGATGCGGACAGGCGAGATGTGGGCCGCCGTCAAATGTGGCGTCGTGCCCGATATCATCGTCGTCGCCAAGGGCATCGGTGGCGGCATCTTCCCGCTCGGCTGCGCGATCATGAACGAGCGCGCGGGTGGCTGGCTCAAGGAAGACGGCTTCGCCCATATCTCGACCGGCGGTGGCTCGGAGATCGCTTGCGTGGTCGCCTTGAAGGTGCTGGAGATCACCCAGCGGCCCGAGGTCAGGGCGAACATACGGGCGCGGGCCGCCCAGTTCCGCACCGGCCTCGACGAGATCCGCGTCCGCCATCCCGATTTCTTCACCGGCATCCGCCAGAATGGCCTGATCTTCGGCCTGGAGTTTCCGCGGCCCAAGGGCGCCAATCCCGTCATGCGGTCGCTCTACCGCAACGGGATATGGGCGATCTTCTCGACTTTTGACCCAAGTGTCCTGCAATTCAAGCCGGGCCTCCTGGTCGACGAGGCGCTGGCCGACGAGATCCTGGCGATCATGGACCGTTCGATCGCCGAAGCACACGAGGCGGTTCGGCACGGCCGCGAGACAATCGAAGGCTGA
- a CDS encoding ABC transporter substrate-binding protein, giving the protein MAGHWHKTAGLRRLLGALALGTAMATAAVAKAEDTIDIGFNAPLSGPAAGWGLPGLTGINLLVDGINAEGGLDVGGKRYKLVVHQFDNEYVPSKALQGARQLVLEHNVKIILDVGGSTGDAQLPFLTEHKVFYAPEATADINPNRPYIISGADYFPRGEMMRMAYIHQIYPQAKRYAVVSQQDATSLVGQAWEVGAAKAVGLDVVYDEFYAPDTTDFAPVVTAILATKPDIVSLSISWPDFIPLLLEQLYQQGFKGIVAANYIEPEQALQRVPADWLQQVKAIDSYPLFDDPWWGDPSAQHDFTAKWIARYGPGAPEDLKRPMNGIDWLYTPMLQAYLAAVQKAGSVDPDKVLAAFRSLTTISTIQGPTAVTGEEMWGEKNMISPLVPNNEFRADCSCKRVQSLTRFETWFAQHKDAVLAEVRRRNQMWDQRQ; this is encoded by the coding sequence ATGGCGGGGCATTGGCATAAGACGGCCGGGCTGAGGCGGCTTCTGGGCGCCCTGGCTCTGGGAACGGCGATGGCGACCGCGGCGGTCGCCAAGGCCGAGGACACGATCGATATCGGCTTCAACGCGCCGCTGTCGGGTCCCGCGGCCGGCTGGGGTCTGCCGGGGCTGACCGGCATCAATCTCCTGGTCGACGGAATCAATGCCGAAGGCGGGCTCGATGTCGGCGGCAAGCGCTACAAGCTCGTCGTCCATCAGTTCGACAACGAGTATGTGCCGTCGAAGGCGCTCCAGGGTGCGCGCCAACTGGTGCTCGAGCACAATGTGAAAATCATCCTCGATGTCGGCGGCTCGACCGGCGACGCGCAGCTGCCGTTCCTGACCGAGCACAAGGTCTTCTATGCGCCGGAAGCAACGGCGGACATCAATCCGAACCGCCCCTACATCATCTCCGGCGCCGACTATTTCCCGCGCGGCGAGATGATGCGGATGGCCTATATCCATCAGATCTATCCTCAGGCCAAGCGCTACGCCGTCGTCTCGCAGCAGGACGCGACCTCGCTGGTCGGGCAGGCCTGGGAAGTCGGCGCGGCCAAGGCCGTCGGGCTGGATGTGGTCTATGACGAGTTCTACGCTCCGGATACCACCGATTTCGCGCCGGTCGTGACGGCGATCCTCGCGACCAAACCCGACATCGTCAGCCTGTCGATCAGCTGGCCGGATTTCATTCCCCTGCTGCTGGAGCAGCTCTATCAGCAGGGTTTCAAGGGCATCGTCGCGGCGAACTACATCGAGCCCGAGCAGGCGCTGCAGCGTGTGCCTGCCGACTGGCTCCAGCAGGTCAAGGCCATCGATTCCTATCCTCTCTTCGACGATCCCTGGTGGGGCGACCCTTCGGCCCAGCATGACTTCACCGCGAAATGGATCGCGCGCTACGGCCCCGGCGCACCTGAAGACCTGAAGCGGCCAATGAACGGCATCGACTGGCTCTATACCCCCATGCTGCAGGCCTATCTCGCCGCGGTGCAGAAGGCGGGCAGCGTCGATCCCGACAAAGTGCTGGCCGCTTTCCGCAGCCTAACCACGATCTCGACGATCCAGGGGCCGACGGCTGTCACCGGCGAGGAGATGTGGGGCGAGAAGAACATGATCTCGCCGCTGGTGCCGAACAACGAGTTCCGGGCCGATTGCAGCTGCAAGCGGGTCCAGTCGCTGACCCGCTTCGAGACCTGGTTCGCCCAGCACAAGGATGCCGTGCTTGCCGAGGTCCGCCGTCGGAATCAGATGTGGGATCAGCGGCAATAG
- a CDS encoding SDR family NAD(P)-dependent oxidoreductase — MAQRLAGKRALVTGAASGMGRAMAESFAREGAIVAVHARSHKRAAETIAAINKAGGKAFAVAADLAVGEEIRAMCAAAIEGLGGLDIVVNNAGVVDSAKVVDMTEAMWDWTMAVNLKAPFLVSKYTLPAMLAANKGGSVIFNASTNGKTADAEWTAYNSSKHGVIGFMRCLAAEVGKAQIRVNAICPGWIETPLAHNILDKIAGETGQESGRYYDSTMRTNMMGALLPASSAADLALFLASDEGRYITGQAINLCAGLCTW, encoded by the coding sequence ATGGCACAGAGATTGGCAGGCAAGCGCGCATTGGTGACGGGTGCCGCCAGCGGCATGGGCCGCGCGATGGCGGAGAGTTTCGCGCGCGAGGGTGCCATCGTTGCGGTCCATGCCCGCAGCCATAAACGGGCCGCCGAAACCATCGCCGCCATCAACAAGGCCGGCGGCAAGGCCTTCGCCGTGGCGGCCGATCTCGCTGTCGGCGAGGAGATCCGGGCCATGTGCGCCGCCGCCATCGAAGGCCTCGGCGGCCTCGATATCGTCGTCAACAATGCCGGTGTCGTCGATTCGGCGAAGGTCGTCGATATGACCGAGGCGATGTGGGATTGGACCATGGCGGTCAATCTCAAGGCACCGTTCCTGGTCTCGAAATACACCTTGCCCGCGATGCTCGCCGCCAACAAGGGCGGCTCCGTCATCTTCAACGCCTCGACCAACGGCAAGACCGCCGACGCGGAATGGACCGCCTATAACAGCTCGAAGCACGGCGTGATCGGCTTCATGCGCTGCCTCGCGGCCGAGGTCGGCAAGGCCCAGATCCGGGTGAATGCGATCTGTCCCGGCTGGATCGAGACCCCGCTGGCGCACAACATCCTCGACAAGATCGCGGGCGAGACGGGGCAGGAAAGCGGCCGCTATTACGACAGCACAATGCGGACCAACATGATGGGGGCGCTGCTGCCCGCCAGTTCTGCGGCCGATCTGGCTCTGTTCCTGGCCAGCGACGAGGGCCGCTACATCACCGGCCAGGCGATCAATCTCTGCGCCGGCCTCTGCACCTGGTAG
- a CDS encoding branched-chain amino acid ABC transporter permease, with product MDLATFVQTFANAVISSSIYALVAVGLALSFGVMKMANFAHGEFFMAGAYVVYVLYALAGYPFVLAVLCAVPVVALMGLAAERLIFRPTRDNLLAGFMATAGLSFILQVLAGRIWGVGLMKKIPTPIMGAVDVAGAHIGSQRLVILPVAILTLVALWLFLNRTRQGKALRAAAQKPEAAALQGINLNRMSALAMTIAGASAGLAGALMAPVTPVTPYMGHSVILMAFVVVVLGGMASIQGAMIAAVVLGFVITFCTTLFDGVIATMVGVGIMALVLVVRPQGLMGRETV from the coding sequence ATGGATCTTGCGACCTTCGTGCAGACCTTCGCCAATGCGGTGATCTCAAGCTCGATCTACGCGCTGGTTGCGGTCGGCCTGGCCCTGTCGTTCGGCGTCATGAAGATGGCGAACTTCGCCCATGGCGAGTTCTTCATGGCGGGGGCCTATGTCGTCTATGTCCTCTATGCCCTTGCGGGCTATCCCTTCGTTCTCGCCGTGCTCTGCGCCGTGCCGGTCGTGGCCTTGATGGGCCTGGCGGCGGAGCGGCTGATCTTCCGGCCGACGCGCGACAATCTGTTGGCCGGCTTCATGGCAACGGCGGGCCTCTCCTTCATCCTTCAGGTCCTGGCGGGGCGGATCTGGGGTGTCGGGCTGATGAAAAAGATCCCGACGCCGATCATGGGTGCAGTCGATGTCGCCGGCGCCCATATCGGCTCGCAGCGCCTCGTCATCCTGCCGGTCGCGATCCTGACGCTGGTTGCCCTCTGGCTGTTCCTGAACCGGACGCGCCAGGGCAAGGCCTTGCGCGCCGCGGCCCAGAAGCCCGAGGCGGCCGCGCTCCAGGGGATCAATCTCAACCGCATGTCGGCGCTGGCCATGACCATCGCCGGCGCTTCGGCGGGCCTCGCCGGCGCCCTGATGGCGCCCGTCACCCCGGTGACACCCTATATGGGCCACAGCGTGATCCTGATGGCCTTCGTGGTCGTGGTGCTGGGCGGCATGGCCAGCATCCAGGGCGCGATGATCGCGGCCGTGGTGCTGGGCTTCGTCATTACCTTCTGCACCACGCTGTTCGACGGCGTGATCGCCACCATGGTCGGCGTCGGCATCATGGCACTGGTCCTGGTGGTGCGGCCGCAAGGCCTCATGGGACGCGAGACCGTGTGA
- a CDS encoding branched-chain amino acid ABC transporter permease translates to MAVERVATQVTTRPAAARRYARPMGLVMAGVAAVFAIGAPFVLPTYTVELVILFFMNLVLVVSYRLITTTGDWGLAHVVMMGAGGYSAALLAKGLDLPVWLTVPLAGFIAAAVAGLISVPLLRTRAFGYFIASFALGELLRLFWIRLDVPFGGIRGLINIPEGELFGHSLFETVPYYFFALFVAFVCVGIMYQLDRSRLGMTWKALYSDPALAECVGIDMTHYRRSAFMIGSGFAGVAGAMLAHRMGAIDPKNFDLVTMLYLIIWVVVGGTQSFWGAAVGLLVMTFVFELTRPLLEWRPLIFGVVLIFFLIFLPGGLESLAGRLSALARSFKRGAS, encoded by the coding sequence ATGGCGGTGGAACGGGTGGCGACCCAAGTGACGACCCGCCCCGCGGCCGCGCGCCGCTACGCCCGCCCGATGGGGCTGGTGATGGCCGGCGTCGCGGCGGTTTTCGCGATCGGCGCTCCCTTCGTCCTGCCGACCTACACGGTCGAGCTCGTCATCCTCTTCTTCATGAACTTGGTTCTGGTCGTCAGCTACCGCCTGATCACCACCACGGGCGATTGGGGCCTCGCCCATGTGGTGATGATGGGAGCGGGCGGTTACTCGGCGGCCCTCCTTGCCAAGGGGCTCGACCTCCCGGTCTGGCTGACCGTACCCCTGGCGGGTTTCATCGCCGCCGCGGTCGCCGGCCTCATTAGTGTGCCGCTCCTGCGCACCCGCGCCTTCGGCTACTTCATCGCCTCCTTCGCGCTGGGCGAGCTGCTGCGACTGTTCTGGATCCGATTGGACGTACCCTTCGGCGGCATCCGCGGTCTGATCAACATTCCCGAGGGCGAGCTCTTCGGCCATTCGCTGTTCGAGACGGTTCCCTACTATTTCTTCGCCTTGTTCGTCGCGTTCGTCTGCGTCGGCATCATGTATCAGCTCGACCGGTCCCGGCTCGGCATGACCTGGAAGGCGCTTTATTCCGACCCGGCGCTCGCCGAATGCGTCGGGATCGACATGACCCACTACCGCCGCTCGGCTTTCATGATCGGCAGCGGCTTTGCTGGCGTGGCGGGCGCGATGCTGGCCCACCGCATGGGTGCCATCGATCCGAAGAATTTCGATCTCGTCACCATGCTCTACCTGATCATCTGGGTGGTGGTGGGCGGCACGCAGAGCTTCTGGGGTGCCGCCGTCGGACTCCTCGTCATGACCTTCGTGTTCGAGCTGACGCGGCCGCTGTTGGAGTGGCGCCCGCTGATCTTCGGTGTGGTGCTGATCTTCTTCCTCATCTTCCTGCCGGGCGGGCTGGAATCGCTGGCCGGGCGGCTCAGCGCCCTCGCCCGCTCCTTTAAGCGAGGCGCCTCATGA
- a CDS encoding GcvT family protein: MTAALPTQAQVVIIGGGVIGCSVAYHLAQMGCRDVVLLERHRLTSGSTWHAAGGIGQLRQNANVTRLLRESVKLYERLEAETGQATGWFRNGSLRLASSQERRAEYEVAATRARSFGIPFEFVGPDEIRRMVPTMTVEDLVCAAFVADDGIGNPSDIALALAKGARMKGARLFEHVKVTGIALERGSVSAVVTDQGAIRCETLVNCGGIWAREIGRMAGVNVPLQPSHHQYFVTEKIEGLRRNFPTIRDTDNKLYFKEEVGGLIVGQYEFDPIPYLEDPIPEGHEFKLMPENIAQFEPRMAAVAYRFPSLEKAGIKRWFNGVESFTEDGMFILGEAPEVDRFFVAAGFNAFGIASAGGAGMAMAHWILEGEPPFDLWPADIRRFGAFHRSRQQILARGLEGQAHHFAMLWPHLEFQAGRPLRRSAVHHLLQERGACFGAKFGWERANWFAPKGVEPRDIYTFERPNWFPHVAAEHRACREAVALFDQSPFAKFHLSGRDAAASLDRLCAAHLKPEAGSVTYTQVLNRRGGIEADLTVTRRRDGSFFIVTGTGFATRDFVTLRNGLAGADAHLMDVTSAYGCLSLMGPKSRDVLAQVAEEDVSDAAFPYGTARELFLNGSPTLALRVGFAGERGWELFIPCEYMVRVHDALVAAGAAHGLRHGGYRALDSLRMEKARRVWAAEISPDYTPFEAGLGFAVALDKPEFVGRDALLRQKETGVARRLVAFVAEDPETLLYGRETIYRDGKQVGYLASGGFGFTFDRAVGLGYVNIEGAADLTRSTYELEVRTHRVAARAYLKSPYDPDNLRIRG; encoded by the coding sequence ATGACGGCGGCGCTGCCAACACAAGCTCAGGTGGTCATCATCGGCGGCGGCGTGATCGGCTGCTCGGTCGCCTACCATCTGGCGCAGATGGGCTGCCGCGACGTGGTCCTGCTCGAGCGTCATCGGCTCACCTCCGGCTCGACCTGGCACGCGGCCGGTGGCATCGGCCAGCTGCGCCAGAACGCCAACGTCACCCGGCTGCTGCGCGAATCCGTCAAGCTCTACGAGCGGTTGGAGGCGGAAACCGGACAGGCCACCGGCTGGTTCCGCAACGGCTCGCTGCGCTTGGCCTCGAGCCAGGAGCGACGCGCCGAATACGAGGTCGCCGCGACCCGCGCGCGTTCCTTCGGCATTCCGTTCGAGTTCGTCGGCCCCGACGAGATCCGGCGCATGGTGCCGACCATGACCGTCGAGGATCTCGTTTGCGCGGCCTTCGTTGCCGATGACGGGATCGGCAATCCCTCCGACATCGCGCTGGCCCTGGCCAAGGGGGCCCGCATGAAGGGCGCGCGCCTCTTCGAGCATGTCAAGGTGACGGGGATCGCGCTCGAACGCGGCAGCGTGTCGGCCGTCGTGACCGATCAGGGCGCCATTCGCTGCGAGACCCTGGTCAATTGCGGGGGCATCTGGGCACGCGAGATCGGTCGCATGGCCGGCGTGAACGTGCCGCTGCAGCCCTCGCATCACCAATATTTCGTGACCGAGAAGATCGAGGGCCTGCGGCGCAACTTCCCGACGATCCGCGACACCGACAACAAGCTCTATTTCAAGGAGGAGGTGGGCGGGTTGATCGTCGGCCAATACGAATTCGACCCGATTCCCTATCTCGAGGATCCGATTCCCGAAGGGCATGAGTTCAAGCTCATGCCCGAGAACATCGCCCAGTTCGAACCGAGGATGGCCGCGGTCGCCTATCGTTTTCCGTCGCTGGAGAAAGCCGGCATCAAGCGCTGGTTCAACGGGGTCGAATCCTTCACCGAGGACGGGATGTTCATCCTCGGCGAGGCCCCCGAGGTGGATCGCTTCTTCGTCGCGGCCGGGTTCAATGCCTTCGGTATCGCCTCGGCCGGCGGCGCCGGCATGGCCATGGCGCATTGGATCCTCGAAGGCGAACCGCCCTTCGACCTGTGGCCAGCCGACATCCGTCGCTTCGGTGCCTTTCACCGCTCGCGGCAGCAGATTCTGGCCCGCGGCCTCGAGGGCCAGGCGCATCATTTCGCCATGCTCTGGCCCCACCTCGAGTTCCAGGCGGGCCGGCCCCTCCGGCGCAGCGCGGTTCACCATCTGCTCCAGGAGCGCGGCGCCTGCTTCGGCGCCAAGTTCGGATGGGAGCGCGCCAACTGGTTCGCGCCCAAAGGCGTCGAGCCGCGCGATATCTATACGTTCGAAAGGCCCAACTGGTTTCCGCATGTGGCGGCCGAGCACCGCGCCTGCCGCGAGGCGGTCGCCCTTTTCGACCAGAGCCCGTTCGCGAAGTTCCATCTCTCCGGCCGCGATGCCGCCGCGAGCCTGGACCGGCTCTGTGCGGCTCATCTGAAGCCGGAAGCGGGGTCGGTGACCTATACGCAGGTTCTCAACCGCCGCGGCGGCATCGAAGCCGACCTGACCGTCACGCGGCGCCGCGACGGGTCCTTCTTCATCGTTACCGGCACGGGCTTCGCCACGCGCGATTTCGTGACGCTGAGGAACGGCCTCGCCGGCGCCGATGCGCATCTGATGGATGTAACCTCGGCCTATGGCTGCCTCTCGCTGATGGGACCCAAGTCCCGCGACGTGCTGGCCCAGGTCGCCGAGGAAGACGTCTCCGATGCCGCCTTCCCCTACGGCACCGCACGGGAACTGTTTCTGAACGGCTCGCCGACCCTGGCCTTGCGCGTGGGGTTCGCGGGCGAGCGGGGCTGGGAGCTCTTCATTCCGTGCGAATACATGGTCCGCGTTCACGACGCCCTGGTCGCGGCCGGTGCCGCTCACGGACTGCGGCATGGCGGCTATCGTGCGCTCGATTCCCTGCGCATGGAGAAGGCACGCCGGGTCTGGGCAGCGGAAATCAGTCCCGACTACACTCCCTTCGAAGCAGGCCTCGGTTTCGCCGTGGCCTTGGACAAGCCGGAATTCGTCGGCCGGGATGCGCTGCTGCGCCAGAAGGAGACAGGCGTTGCTCGCCGGCTCGTCGCCTTCGTCGCCGAGGACCCCGAGACGTTGCTCTATGGCCGCGAGACCATCTACCGCGACGGCAAGCAGGTCGGCTACCTGGCCTCGGGCGGCTTTGGCTTCACCTTCGATCGTGCGGTCGGCCTCGGCTATGTCAACATCGAGGGCGCCGCCGACCTGACCCGCAGCACATACGAGCTCGAGGTGCGAACGCACAGGGTCGCCGCCAGGGCCTATCTGAAATCGCCCTACGATCCCGACAACCTCCGCATACGCGGCTAG
- a CDS encoding DeoR/GlpR family DNA-binding transcription regulator, which translates to MSSKKSERHKRLIAEISTNPSILIRDLAETLGVSRETIRRDFQELNRTGRLHRRYGGGATFTPIGLETNLEARSQRMIKERQRVALRSADFINEHEVIFMCSGSTSLLLAQVLQNFEKKITVITNNLPGSIALASNPSIRTILAPGQVDYTEGFVWGHDTTEYLKKFHADAAFVTVDGITPDGAMEIDPRTAWVMRIMIAQSRRVVMMVDHSKFYQASLEKFCDIKDIHVMIVDRAPDGELGAALRQAGVMIDVAP; encoded by the coding sequence ATGTCGTCAAAGAAGAGCGAGCGGCATAAGCGGCTGATCGCCGAGATCAGCACCAATCCGTCCATCCTGATCCGCGATCTGGCGGAGACCTTGGGTGTGTCGCGCGAGACGATCCGACGCGACTTTCAAGAGCTCAACCGCACCGGCCGGCTGCATCGGCGATATGGCGGCGGCGCCACCTTCACGCCCATCGGGCTAGAGACCAATCTCGAGGCCCGCTCGCAGCGCATGATCAAGGAGCGGCAGAGGGTGGCCTTGCGCTCGGCCGATTTCATCAACGAGCATGAGGTCATCTTCATGTGCTCGGGCTCGACGTCGCTGCTGCTGGCGCAGGTGCTGCAGAACTTCGAGAAGAAGATCACCGTCATCACCAACAACCTGCCCGGCTCGATCGCGCTGGCATCGAATCCCTCGATCCGCACGATCTTGGCGCCGGGGCAGGTCGACTACACCGAAGGCTTTGTCTGGGGCCACGACACGACCGAATACCTGAAGAAGTTCCACGCCGATGCGGCCTTCGTCACGGTCGACGGCATCACCCCCGACGGTGCCATGGAGATCGATCCGCGCACCGCCTGGGTCATGCGCATCATGATCGCGCAATCGCGCCGGGTGGTCATGATGGTCGATCACTCGAAGTTCTATCAGGCGAGCCTCGAGAAGTTTTGCGACATCAAGGATATCCACGTGATGATCGTGGATCGCGCGCCGGACGGAGAACTGGGCGCGGCCCTGCGTCAGGCGGGCGTGATGATCGACGTGGCGCCCTGA
- a CDS encoding MFS transporter, which yields MSIALPRPFGQRYAFIVVGVIFLSLLASAGLRAAPGVLMVPLEGAFGWSRATISSSAALGIFLYGMVGPFAAAIMQRFGIKRTLMGALALMSVSTASSYFMTEPWQLVLSWGVFSGLGSGCVTAVMGAAIVNRWFITNRGLVMGLLTASTATGTLIFLPGLAAIAEYSGWQYVVLTIALCLAALIPVVLWLLPEKPADIGLTPYGAPPGHVVPSLPKRNVVEAAIGGLVRGLGDKNFWLLAGTFFVCGFTTNGLVGTHMISLCSDHGMPEVQAASLLAMMGVFDLIGTTASGWLTDRFDPRKLLFMYYGLRGLSLIYLPYADFSFYGLSIFAIFYGLDWIATVPPTLRLTNECFGDQEAPVMFGWILAAHQIGAASATFFAGMMRTIEGRYLEAFVIAGTTGLIAAGMALFVGRSGKRAPVAA from the coding sequence ATGAGTATAGCCCTGCCGCGTCCCTTCGGCCAGCGATATGCGTTCATCGTGGTCGGGGTCATTTTCCTCTCGCTCCTGGCCTCGGCCGGTCTGCGCGCGGCGCCGGGCGTATTGATGGTGCCGCTGGAGGGCGCCTTCGGCTGGAGCCGGGCCACGATCTCGAGCTCGGCCGCGCTCGGCATCTTCCTCTACGGCATGGTGGGGCCTTTCGCGGCCGCGATCATGCAGCGCTTCGGCATCAAGCGCACGCTGATGGGCGCGCTGGCGCTGATGAGCGTCTCCACGGCCTCGAGCTATTTCATGACGGAGCCCTGGCAACTCGTCCTGAGCTGGGGCGTCTTCTCCGGCCTCGGCAGCGGCTGCGTCACGGCCGTCATGGGCGCCGCGATCGTCAATCGCTGGTTCATCACCAACCGCGGCCTGGTCATGGGGCTGCTCACCGCCAGCACCGCGACCGGCACGCTGATCTTCCTGCCGGGCCTCGCCGCCATCGCCGAATATTCGGGCTGGCAATATGTCGTGCTGACGATCGCGCTCTGCCTGGCGGCGCTCATCCCGGTCGTGCTCTGGCTGTTGCCGGAGAAGCCTGCGGATATCGGCCTGACCCCCTACGGCGCGCCGCCCGGCCATGTCGTTCCGTCCCTGCCGAAGCGCAACGTGGTCGAGGCGGCGATCGGCGGCCTGGTGCGCGGCCTCGGCGACAAGAATTTCTGGCTCCTCGCCGGCACCTTCTTCGTCTGCGGCTTCACCACCAACGGGCTGGTAGGCACGCATATGATCTCGCTCTGCTCGGATCACGGCATGCCCGAGGTGCAGGCGGCGAGCCTCTTGGCGATGATGGGCGTGTTCGACCTGATCGGCACGACCGCGTCCGGCTGGCTTACCGACCGTTTCGACCCGCGCAAGCTGCTCTTCATGTATTACGGGCTGCGCGGCCTGTCGCTGATCTACCTGCCCTATGCCGATTTTTCGTTCTACGGCCTCTCGATCTTCGCAATCTTCTACGGGCTCGACTGGATCGCGACCGTGCCGCCGACCCTGCGGCTCACGAACGAATGCTTCGGCGACCAGGAAGCGCCGGTCATGTTCGGCTGGATCCTGGCCGCCCACCAGATCGGCGCCGCCTCGGCCACCTTCTTCGCCGGCATGATGCGCACGATCGAGGGCCGCTATCTCGAAGCCTTCGTCATCGCCGGCACCACGGGCCTGATCGCGGCCGGCATGGCGCTTTTCGTCGGACGCAGCGGCAAACGGGCGCCTGTCGCCGCTTGA